From a single Papilio machaon chromosome 19, ilPapMach1.1, whole genome shotgun sequence genomic region:
- the LOC106708299 gene encoding leucine-rich repeat neuronal protein 2-like isoform X1 produces the protein MYKGEMDGRLISWLACVLSVIVVSSAENATTVAPPTTLNPALNETGICRKCNCKDNKVDCFDQSISEFFSLQEWNDLKGLKPTVVDLSENLITNVTVIGDLPIQVLNLSRCSIEFIENASFRDLQEMTTLDLSHNKLTSDRLSPHAFEGRFSPEEYEPLAAMRKLSLAHNELHSLHQDLFEHLPELTELDLSGNPLATIDHVTLIAISSLPMLKVLRMRSCQLTEIPDKFLHTPRYLERLDISDNQLTAVPQELEETKNLLYLNLNQNPIVKLDMTSEDYPGFPRLRKLQELHMCNMRELRSIESGALAGLENLQRLHVSFNPKLTFIDPRALARPDDIGETYDWPTVKELYLQSNNLSELDARFLPRWDLLEAVDVSNNPFLCDCSTQWMVDVLVPVIEAKRANATANMVCNEPIEMRGYTMKHLNDIHRTMRCVDKYGHRPEKDGAMLLGTLIGVLLAVPIMLTLMLLWRHGYFGWLGLRGPVDVSRAFYKRAPADESFNI, from the exons ATGTATAAAG GTGAAATGGACGGCCGACTCATATCGTGGTTGGCTTGCGTCTTGTCGGTGATTGTTGTCAGTTCCGCAGAAA ATGCTACGACCGTAGCCCCACCTACAACTCTGAACCCAGCTTTGAATGAAACTGGGATCTGCAGAAAATGTAATTGCAAAGACAACAAAGTGGATTGCTTCGATCAAAGCATTTCAGAGTTCTTCTCTCTACAAGAGTGGAATG atTTGAAAGGCTTGAAGCCTACAGTAGTGGACTTGAGCGAGAACCTCATAACCAACGTGACAGTGATCGGCGACCTTCCGATACAGGTCCTTAACCTGTCGAGATGTTCCATAGAGTTTATAGAGAACGCCAGCTTCAGGGATCTGCAGGAGATGACCACTCTGGATCTCAGCCACAATAAGTTAACTTCTGATAGACTCAGTCCACATGCTTTCGAG GGTCGCTTCTCCCCCGAGGAGTACGAACCACTAGCGGCGATGCGCAAGTTGAGCCTGGCGCACAACGAGCTGCACTCGCTGCACCAGGATCTGTTCGAACATTTGCCCGAACTGACCGAGTTAGACCTCAGCGGCAACCCACTCGCCACCATCGACCACGTCACGCTCATAGCCATCTCCAGCTTGCCTATGCTCAAG GTGTTGCGCATGCGCAGCTGCCAGCTGACAGAGATCCCGGACAAGTTCCTGCACACGCCGCGCTACCTAGAACGGTTGGACATCAGCGACAACCAACTCACTGCCGTGCCGCAGGAGCTAGAGGAAACCAAGAATCTGCTCTATCTGAACCTCAACCAGAACCCCATTGTTAAGCTCGATATGACATCGGAAGATTATCC TGGCTTCCCCCGTCTCCGTAAGCTGCAGGAACTGCACATGTGCAACATGCGGGAACTGCGCAGTATCGAGAGCGGCGCGCTGGCGGGCCTGGAGAACTTGCAGCGCCTGCACGTCAGCTTCAACCCCAAGTTGACCTTTATCGACCCCAGGGCTTTAGCTAGGCCGGATGATATCGGAGAGACTTATGACTGGCCTACCGTTAAAGAG TTATACCTACAATCAAACAACCTATCAGAGCTGGACGCTCGCTTCCTCCCGCGTTGGGACCTTCTAGAAGCAGTAGACGTGTCCAACAATCCTTTCCTCTGCGACTGCTCCACGCAGTGGATGGTCGATGTGTTGGTACCAGTGATAGAAGCGAAGCGTGCCAACGCCACTGCTAACATggt atGTAATGAACCGATCGAAATGAGGGGCTACACGATGAAACACTTAAACGACATACACCGCACTATGCGCTGCGTTGACAAGTACGGACACCGACCCGAAAAGGATGGCGCCATGCTGCTCGGGACACTTATag gAGTGCTTCTGGCTGTTCCCATAATGTTAACCTTAATGCTGCTATGGCGACACGGCTACTTCGGATGGCTCGGCCTCAGAGGCCCCGTCGACGTTTCCCGCGCTTTTTACAAACGCGCTCCCGCCGATGAaagtttcaatatttaa
- the LOC106708299 gene encoding leucine-rich repeat neuronal protein 2-like isoform X2 yields the protein MDGRLISWLACVLSVIVVSSAENATTVAPPTTLNPALNETGICRKCNCKDNKVDCFDQSISEFFSLQEWNDLKGLKPTVVDLSENLITNVTVIGDLPIQVLNLSRCSIEFIENASFRDLQEMTTLDLSHNKLTSDRLSPHAFEGRFSPEEYEPLAAMRKLSLAHNELHSLHQDLFEHLPELTELDLSGNPLATIDHVTLIAISSLPMLKVLRMRSCQLTEIPDKFLHTPRYLERLDISDNQLTAVPQELEETKNLLYLNLNQNPIVKLDMTSEDYPGFPRLRKLQELHMCNMRELRSIESGALAGLENLQRLHVSFNPKLTFIDPRALARPDDIGETYDWPTVKELYLQSNNLSELDARFLPRWDLLEAVDVSNNPFLCDCSTQWMVDVLVPVIEAKRANATANMVCNEPIEMRGYTMKHLNDIHRTMRCVDKYGHRPEKDGAMLLGTLIGVLLAVPIMLTLMLLWRHGYFGWLGLRGPVDVSRAFYKRAPADESFNI from the exons ATGGACGGCCGACTCATATCGTGGTTGGCTTGCGTCTTGTCGGTGATTGTTGTCAGTTCCGCAGAAA ATGCTACGACCGTAGCCCCACCTACAACTCTGAACCCAGCTTTGAATGAAACTGGGATCTGCAGAAAATGTAATTGCAAAGACAACAAAGTGGATTGCTTCGATCAAAGCATTTCAGAGTTCTTCTCTCTACAAGAGTGGAATG atTTGAAAGGCTTGAAGCCTACAGTAGTGGACTTGAGCGAGAACCTCATAACCAACGTGACAGTGATCGGCGACCTTCCGATACAGGTCCTTAACCTGTCGAGATGTTCCATAGAGTTTATAGAGAACGCCAGCTTCAGGGATCTGCAGGAGATGACCACTCTGGATCTCAGCCACAATAAGTTAACTTCTGATAGACTCAGTCCACATGCTTTCGAG GGTCGCTTCTCCCCCGAGGAGTACGAACCACTAGCGGCGATGCGCAAGTTGAGCCTGGCGCACAACGAGCTGCACTCGCTGCACCAGGATCTGTTCGAACATTTGCCCGAACTGACCGAGTTAGACCTCAGCGGCAACCCACTCGCCACCATCGACCACGTCACGCTCATAGCCATCTCCAGCTTGCCTATGCTCAAG GTGTTGCGCATGCGCAGCTGCCAGCTGACAGAGATCCCGGACAAGTTCCTGCACACGCCGCGCTACCTAGAACGGTTGGACATCAGCGACAACCAACTCACTGCCGTGCCGCAGGAGCTAGAGGAAACCAAGAATCTGCTCTATCTGAACCTCAACCAGAACCCCATTGTTAAGCTCGATATGACATCGGAAGATTATCC TGGCTTCCCCCGTCTCCGTAAGCTGCAGGAACTGCACATGTGCAACATGCGGGAACTGCGCAGTATCGAGAGCGGCGCGCTGGCGGGCCTGGAGAACTTGCAGCGCCTGCACGTCAGCTTCAACCCCAAGTTGACCTTTATCGACCCCAGGGCTTTAGCTAGGCCGGATGATATCGGAGAGACTTATGACTGGCCTACCGTTAAAGAG TTATACCTACAATCAAACAACCTATCAGAGCTGGACGCTCGCTTCCTCCCGCGTTGGGACCTTCTAGAAGCAGTAGACGTGTCCAACAATCCTTTCCTCTGCGACTGCTCCACGCAGTGGATGGTCGATGTGTTGGTACCAGTGATAGAAGCGAAGCGTGCCAACGCCACTGCTAACATggt atGTAATGAACCGATCGAAATGAGGGGCTACACGATGAAACACTTAAACGACATACACCGCACTATGCGCTGCGTTGACAAGTACGGACACCGACCCGAAAAGGATGGCGCCATGCTGCTCGGGACACTTATag gAGTGCTTCTGGCTGTTCCCATAATGTTAACCTTAATGCTGCTATGGCGACACGGCTACTTCGGATGGCTCGGCCTCAGAGGCCCCGTCGACGTTTCCCGCGCTTTTTACAAACGCGCTCCCGCCGATGAaagtttcaatatttaa